The Nitrospira sp. sequence GAACGCGACCAACATCAACTTCGTCGCATTCTCCGACCAGCTGCAAGATCTCGGCGGTCAAGTATTCGTCTTTTTCGCTCTGACGGTAGCCGCGGCGGAGGTCGCGGTCGGGCTCGCAATCATCATCGCCCTTCACCGATCCAGATCCACGATCAACGTCGAAGAGTTCAACCTGCTCAAATGGTAAGGGAATCGTCTCTCGTGAAGCGTGAAGCGTCACTCGCAGAGAATTACAGAGCTTTGCAAGCGTTCGTTCTCATCGCGCTGCACGAACAACGAACGGCGAGGAACGAACTCTGATGTTATACGCCCTCATTCCTCTCCTTCCCCTGGCCGCCTTTCTCGTCTTAGGCTTAGCGGGTTCGTACATCAAGGACCGGGCCCACTTGGTCGCGGTTCCGGCGGTATTGCTGTCGCTCGCGCTGTCGCTGTCGGCATTCTTTGAAGTGGTTTCCGGTGCCGTCATTTCTGTTCCCCTCTATACATGGCTCACCTCCGGCCACCTCGACATTCATATCGGCCTCTATATCGACCGGCTGACTGCCGTCATGCTCCTGCTGGTCACCGGCGTCAGTTCACTCGTGCACGTCTATACCATCGGCTACATGCATGGTGAATCGGGCTATGCCCGCTTCTTCGGCTATATCGCCCTGTTCACCTTCTCCATGCTGATGCTGGTATTGGCCGACAATCTGCTGCAGCTGTTCGTATTCTGGGAGGCCGTCGGACTGTGCTCTTACCTGTTGATCGGCCATTGGTACGAGCGTGCTTCCGCCTGCGCGGCGGCTACCAAGGCTTTTATCGTCAACCGTGTAGGTGATTTCGGGTTCATCCTGGGCCTTCTACTCGTCTGGTACAGCTTTGGCTCGCTCAACTATCACGAGATCTTTCCCGCCGCGCACGAAGCGGGAGAGCTGACCATGAATATCCTCGGCCCGTTCGGCGGAACGTGGGACGTATCCGTGTTCACCCTTATCGGACTCTTACTGTTTACCGGTGCGGTGGGAAAATCAGCGCAAGTCCCGCTCCACGTCTGGCTACCAGATGCCATGGAGGGTCCCACTCCGATCTCGGCTCTCATTCACGCCGCCACGATGGTCACCGCCGGAGTCTTTATGGTCGCACGGCTCGCGCCGATCTACGATCTGTCTCCGACCGCCATGAGCATCATCGCGATCACCGGTGCCGCGACGATGGTCCTCGGAGCGACGATCGCATTGACTCAGACCGACATCAAACGTGTGGTGGCCTACTCAACCGTCAGCCAGCTCGGCTACATGATGATGGCATGCGGCCTCGGTGCGTACGCCTCCGGCATGTATCACCTCTTAACGCATGGCGCCTTCAAGGCGTTGCTCTTTTTGGGCTGCGGCTCCGTGATCATTGCTCTCCACCATGAACAAGATATGAGGCATATGGGCGGCCTCAAGGATAAATTGCCGATCACGTACTGGACGTTTGTGATCGGCTCGTTGGCCCTGGCCGGCTTTCCCCTGACGTCAGGCTTCTTTAGCAAAGACGATATTCTCGTGTCCGCCTGGTCGGCCGGAAGCCTTGGTCAGGTGCTGACACTCTTTGGTTTGCTGACGGCTCTCCTGACCGCCTTTTACAGCTTCAGGTTGGTATTCGTGACCTTTTGGGGAACCTCCCATGTCGATCCGCACCATGCGGCGCATATTCACGAACCCTCGCGGACGATGACGACGCCGCTCCTCATTCTGGCGGTGTTCAGTATTCTCACAGGCTACTTCGGCATCCCATCATTTCTCGACCCAGTGTTTTCCACCGGGCATGAAGCCGCCGCTTACCATGGTTCGGCCGGAATCGTCATCATGGCTGCCGCGACTGCGATGGGCTTATTGGGCATCGCCGCAGCCTACTATGTCTATGTGCTGAACCCCGATTTCCCTGGGCGCTTTGCCGAACGATGGAAGAGCCTGTACCAAGCCTCTTTGAACAAGTGGTACGTCGATGAAGCGTACGATCGCTTGTTCGTGCGGCCCACATTTACGGCTGCCTCGGAACTTTGGAAGCGGGTCGATATTGATGTCATCGATGGAGCCGTCAATGGCCTCGCACGGACGATTACGTGGGGCGGGTGGCTGCTGAGGCTGGTTCAGAGCGGCCAAACCCAGCATTATGCGTTGGCCATGGCGATGGGTCTCGTTATTTTAACGGCGTACCTTCTTCTTTGATGGTGATGAGACAATCAACGAGAACGGATTCGGCATGATTGATTGCAAACGTTACTCGCTGGACGTCGCGTGTGTCAGGGTGGGATCTTCATGACCGGCTTTCCTTGGTTGACAATATTGATCTTCCTCCCGTTGGCTGGAGCGATTGCCGTCTTCGCGGTGAAGGACACTGCTGTACGGCTCACCGCCTTGGCCATTACGCTCGCTGATCTCCTGATCTCGCTTCCTCTCTGGTGGCTGTTTGATGCCTCTTCCGGTCACATGCAGTTCGCGGAGTCGGCGGTATGGATCGCGTCTCTGTCGATTAACTACCGGCTCGGACTCGATGGCATCAGCCTTCCGCTGGTCCTCATGACGACGGTCCTGATGCCGCTCTGCGTCTTGATCTCTTGGCATGCCATCGAAATGAGGGTCCGAGGTTTCATGGCCATGCTCCTGATCATGGAAAGCGCCATGATCGGAGTATTCTCAGCTCTGGATTTCGTGCTGTTCTATGTGTTTTGGGAAGCGATGCTGATCCCCATGTACCTTTTGATCGGAATCTGGGGTGGGCCCAATCGTCTCTATGCCGCGATTAAATTTTTTCTCTATACCTTCGCCGGCAGCGTCTTGCTGCTGGTTGCAATCCTGGTCCTGTATTTCCAGGGCGGCCATACATTCGACATTCTTCAGTTGACCCAAGGCACCTATGGGCTGGCCCTTCAGATCTGGCTCTTTTTCGCCTTCTTTGCGGCATTTGCCGTGAAGGTTCCCATGTTTCCATTTCACACCTGGCTGCCCGACGCGCACGTGGAAGCTCCGACGGCCGGAAGCGTGCTGCTCGCCAGTGTGCTGCTCAAGATGGGAACCTACGGGTTTGTACGTTTCAGCCTTCCCATGTTGCCGGATGCGTCACGGCTGTTCACTCCGCTGATGGTCGTGCTCTCGATCGTGGCGATCATCTACGGGGCCTATATGGCCCTGGCACAAACCGATCTCAAAAAGCTCATTGCCTATTCGAGCGTCAGCCATATGGGCTTCGTGACCCTTGGCCTCTTTGTGTTCAACCTTCAGGGGATCGAGGGCGCCGTCATGCAGATGGTGAACCACGGCATCACCACCGGGGGACTTTTTCTCTGCGTAGGCATGATTTACGAGCGCACGCACAGCCGACAGATCGCGGACAATATCGGCCTCACGAAGCCGATGCCTCGGTATGCCACATTCCTGGTCATTTTCGCGTTGTCTTCGTTGGGACTCCCCGGAACCAACAGTTTCGTCGGGGAGTTTTTGGTGCTCGTGGGGACGTTCCTCTGGAGCAAGATCGCGACGGCGTTCGCCTCATTAGGCATCATCCTGGCCGCTGCTTATTTACTCTGGATGGTTCAACGTGTCGCCTTCGGAGTCCCCTCGCCTCATATGCTCCCGAAACTTCGCGACGTCAACCTGCGTGAGATGGTCACACTCGTGCCGCTTGTGGTCTTGATCTTCTTGATCGGGCTGTTCCCGAACCCCATACTGACCCGCATGCACACGAGTGTTGAGAAAGTCATCGCGCGCATTGCCCCCCCTCCTCAAGAGCGGGCTTCTGCCGCGGGGCGCCTTGAACCGGCTTCTCTTTCTCCCGAAGGGATCGGCTCAACGGCCGACACAACGCTTGTTCAGCGCACGAATGATGCTGCATCTTTCACAAACCTCGCGGCGGAGGGACGACAGCCATGACCTCCTTTTCCGCCGGCGATCTGCTCTTCATCCTGCCTGAATTGTTGGTTATCACCGCGGCGTGCGTCGTGCTGGTGCTCGACCCGGTCCTGCGCGCCTCCGACAAGGATGGCCTGGTCTGGCTGAGTTTGGGAACGCTCGCCATTTGCATGGGGTTGACGGCTTCCCAAATGAGCGTTTCGGCAACGATCTTCAGCGGACTCGTCGTGATCGACGCCTACGGAGCATTTTGGAAACTGCTCCTCTACTTCGTCACCGGCCTGACGATTCTTCTTTCTTATTCGTACCTAAAGGAAGAACGGCTGTACTTCGGCGAATACTATGGCTTTATCCTGCTCGCCCTTACCGGGATGATGGTCATGGTGTCAGCAGCCGACTTATTGACGATGTACCTCGGCACCGAGCTCATGTCGCTCTCGTTGTACGTGATGGCGGGGCTCAAGCGATCCGAGCCTCGGTCCCTCGAGGCTGCGGCGAAATACTTCGTGTTGGGTGCGTTTTCCTCCGGCATTCTCCTCTACGGCATTTCGCTCCTCTACGGGGCGACCGGCAGCACGAGACTTCCAGAGATCGCTGCGGCCATCGCAGGCCGCGGCTTCGATGATCCGTTGCTGCTGTTCTCCACGATCTTGTTGGCGGTGGGATTCAGCTTTAAGTTGGCCGTCGTACCATTCCACATGTGGACACCCGACGTCTATCAGGGCGCTCCAACTTCCGTGACCGCTTTTATGGCGGTGGCTTCGAAGGCTGCAAGCTTCGGCGCGTTCCTCCGCGTGTTCGTGGAAGGCTTAGGGGGGCTCAAAGCCGACTGGTCCGCGATCTTCCTCTTGCTCTGTGTCGCCACGTTGGTGTTGGGCAACATCGTGGCGCTGGTACAAACGAACATCAAGCGGATGTTAGCCTATTCCAGCATTGCCCATGCAGGCTATGCGTTGATCGGCGTGGTGGCCGCGGGACGCGCAGGGAGCTCTTCCGGCATCGCGAGCGTCCTGTTATACCTTGCTCTGTACACGTTCATGACGTTCGGCGCATTCGCCATCGTGGCGATGCTCCGTAAAGGCGGCGTCGAAGGAGAAGAGATCGAAGACTTCACCGGCCTGGCGAGACGCCACCCATTGGCTTCGCTGCTGATGTTGATCTTCATGGTTTCATTGGCGGGGCTTCCTCCGACTGCCGGATTTGTCGGAAAATTGTATGTCTTCATGTCGGCGGTGGAAGCCGGCATGACATGGCTGGCCGCCGTTGCACTGATCTTTGCCGTCATTTCTGCCTATTACTACCTTCGGGTGGTGATGGTCATGTACATGCGCGAGCCGAGCGACAGTGCAGGCACCGTCCCTCAGTTGGTCATGTCACCGACCCTCTCCATCGTGCTGGTTTGCACGGTGGCTGGAGTAGTCATCTTCGGAATCTACCCCAACCCGCTCGTGAACCTCGCCATGCAGGCGGTGTTGACGCTAAAGTAAGACCACCGTGTTTTACCGATACGCATGCGGAGCGCTATGAATGTTCTCCGCTTTCTGTTTGAGAGTTTGAAAGCATTCTTGCGCCAAGGCTGCCCCAGCCTGGCGGCGGCCCTGGCCTTTTTCTCATTGCTCTCGCTGTTTCCGCTCGTGTTTCTTCTCCTCTATGGAATCAGTTTCCTTGTGAGTCAGAATGTCATCGGTGAACAGTTCATGCTCAGCTTTCTCAAAGGATTTCTGCCGTCGCTGGGCGAGCGGCTGGCTGTAGAGCTCCATCGCATCAGCGCATTGGAGAGCGTGCGGTGGCTTGTGTTCCTATCGTTCTTCTGGTTTGGAGGGCTTGTGTTTTACGAGCTCGACTACGCGCTCAACGTGGTGTTTGAGAGTACGCAAAAGCGGCATCCGCTGATTTCCACGGCGATTTCCATCGCCCTCCTGGGATCTACCGGACTTCTGCTGGTCATTTCCTATGTGGCCACACAAACCATCACCTTTTTGACCGCCTACGCGCCTCGGATCTGGCGTCTCGATCTTGTCGCACTCGCTGCACATGACTTTCACCTGTCTTATACGTTGCCCTTTGCCCTCGCATTCCTGACGGTCAGCCTGTTGTACCGTCTTGTGCCTCGTCGCCGCCCTCGGTGGCGTCACGCCATGGCCGGCGCGCTGATTTTCGGCCTGCTCTGGGTCTCGGCAAAATTGGTGTTCGTCAGCTATAGCGACTACGCCACGGTCTACGCGCGACTCTACGGATCGTTGCTGGAAGTCGTGCTCTTACTCCTCTGGGTGTACTATTCGGCCGGCCTTTTACTGTTCGGTGGAATCATCGCCCACAAATTGCAACAACTTGCCCGCATCTCGCCTGCGATACCGGTCGAGCACACCTAGACCAGTCATCCCCGACACGCTCCCTCCAGGTCGCTGACATGCATTTTTTATCTGTAGCCAAGGTTCCTCGCCAGTCCTTGCAACTTCCGGCCTTTTTCTGGCGAGGCGCTCGCTTCCTCGATAAAATGGCTTCCGGCAAGGCTTGGAGCCAATTGCATGGTCGAAGAATACGGCAAAGAACTCATGATGCTCGGGGGGACGATCGCGGGATTTCTCGCCGCGCTCCTGACCGTTATGGAAAAGCTGCTGGACATTCAGCAGCGCGTCCATTCCAAGAAAGAACGGAAATCGTCGACTCAAACAGAGCGCCCGGCTGCGGACCCCGCGCCGAGTGTCAACTTCTTCTCCTCGAAGCCGTTGCGCGGGTCGTCTTACCTGCTGTTGTATGAAATCGGCGTCATTGTTGCGGCAGGGGTGCTACTCAACTATGTCGGCCTGACGCTCAGCCGGCATCTAGAGAGCATCCTGTTTCTCGACATGACAGGTACCGCACTCGTGGCAATCTTACTCGGTCCATGGTGGGGGGCTATCGCCGCATTGCTCTCAAACTCGGTCGTGAATTGGCTGCTCTACCCCGAAGCGGGAGCAGATGTCATCATCTTCCCCTGGTCCTTGGTCAACATGACAGGAGCCTTGTTTTG is a genomic window containing:
- the nuoK gene encoding NADH-quinone oxidoreductase subunit NuoK produces the protein MTVPISYYLILSAIVFLTGVVGVLIRRNIIAILLSVELMLNATNINFVAFSDQLQDLGGQVFVFFALTVAAAEVAVGLAIIIALHRSRSTINVEEFNLLKW
- a CDS encoding NADH-quinone oxidoreductase subunit N; translation: MTSFSAGDLLFILPELLVITAACVVLVLDPVLRASDKDGLVWLSLGTLAICMGLTASQMSVSATIFSGLVVIDAYGAFWKLLLYFVTGLTILLSYSYLKEERLYFGEYYGFILLALTGMMVMVSAADLLTMYLGTELMSLSLYVMAGLKRSEPRSLEAAAKYFVLGAFSSGILLYGISLLYGATGSTRLPEIAAAIAGRGFDDPLLLFSTILLAVGFSFKLAVVPFHMWTPDVYQGAPTSVTAFMAVASKAASFGAFLRVFVEGLGGLKADWSAIFLLLCVATLVLGNIVALVQTNIKRMLAYSSIAHAGYALIGVVAAGRAGSSSGIASVLLYLALYTFMTFGAFAIVAMLRKGGVEGEEIEDFTGLARRHPLASLLMLIFMVSLAGLPPTAGFVGKLYVFMSAVEAGMTWLAAVALIFAVISAYYYLRVVMVMYMREPSDSAGTVPQLVMSPTLSIVLVCTVAGVVIFGIYPNPLVNLAMQAVLTLK
- a CDS encoding NADH-quinone oxidoreductase subunit M, whose product is MTGFPWLTILIFLPLAGAIAVFAVKDTAVRLTALAITLADLLISLPLWWLFDASSGHMQFAESAVWIASLSINYRLGLDGISLPLVLMTTVLMPLCVLISWHAIEMRVRGFMAMLLIMESAMIGVFSALDFVLFYVFWEAMLIPMYLLIGIWGGPNRLYAAIKFFLYTFAGSVLLLVAILVLYFQGGHTFDILQLTQGTYGLALQIWLFFAFFAAFAVKVPMFPFHTWLPDAHVEAPTAGSVLLASVLLKMGTYGFVRFSLPMLPDASRLFTPLMVVLSIVAIIYGAYMALAQTDLKKLIAYSSVSHMGFVTLGLFVFNLQGIEGAVMQMVNHGITTGGLFLCVGMIYERTHSRQIADNIGLTKPMPRYATFLVIFALSSLGLPGTNSFVGEFLVLVGTFLWSKIATAFASLGIILAAAYLLWMVQRVAFGVPSPHMLPKLRDVNLREMVTLVPLVVLIFLIGLFPNPILTRMHTSVEKVIARIAPPPQERASAAGRLEPASLSPEGIGSTADTTLVQRTNDAASFTNLAAEGRQP
- the nuoL gene encoding NADH-quinone oxidoreductase subunit L, whose protein sequence is MLYALIPLLPLAAFLVLGLAGSYIKDRAHLVAVPAVLLSLALSLSAFFEVVSGAVISVPLYTWLTSGHLDIHIGLYIDRLTAVMLLLVTGVSSLVHVYTIGYMHGESGYARFFGYIALFTFSMLMLVLADNLLQLFVFWEAVGLCSYLLIGHWYERASACAAATKAFIVNRVGDFGFILGLLLVWYSFGSLNYHEIFPAAHEAGELTMNILGPFGGTWDVSVFTLIGLLLFTGAVGKSAQVPLHVWLPDAMEGPTPISALIHAATMVTAGVFMVARLAPIYDLSPTAMSIIAITGAATMVLGATIALTQTDIKRVVAYSTVSQLGYMMMACGLGAYASGMYHLLTHGAFKALLFLGCGSVIIALHHEQDMRHMGGLKDKLPITYWTFVIGSLALAGFPLTSGFFSKDDILVSAWSAGSLGQVLTLFGLLTALLTAFYSFRLVFVTFWGTSHVDPHHAAHIHEPSRTMTTPLLILAVFSILTGYFGIPSFLDPVFSTGHEAAAYHGSAGIVIMAAATAMGLLGIAAAYYVYVLNPDFPGRFAERWKSLYQASLNKWYVDEAYDRLFVRPTFTAASELWKRVDIDVIDGAVNGLARTITWGGWLLRLVQSGQTQHYALAMAMGLVILTAYLLL
- a CDS encoding YihY/virulence factor BrkB family protein, which encodes MNVLRFLFESLKAFLRQGCPSLAAALAFFSLLSLFPLVFLLLYGISFLVSQNVIGEQFMLSFLKGFLPSLGERLAVELHRISALESVRWLVFLSFFWFGGLVFYELDYALNVVFESTQKRHPLISTAISIALLGSTGLLLVISYVATQTITFLTAYAPRIWRLDLVALAAHDFHLSYTLPFALAFLTVSLLYRLVPRRRPRWRHAMAGALIFGLLWVSAKLVFVSYSDYATVYARLYGSLLEVVLLLLWVYYSAGLLLFGGIIAHKLQQLARISPAIPVEHT